One genomic region from Sparus aurata chromosome 15, fSpaAur1.1, whole genome shotgun sequence encodes:
- the mrps6 gene encoding small ribosomal subunit protein bS6m, which produces MPRYELALILKTMQRPETAAALRRTMETLMERGAVVRDLENLGERLLPYTMTKHNQNHKQGSYFLIDFYSAPNILTGLLNHLHRDVDVVRPTVLKKDAPLSSSNCCGPRE; this is translated from the coding sequence ATGCCTCGCTACGAGCTGGCCCTCATCCTGAAGACGATGCAGCGGCCGGAGACAGCGGCTGCTCTCCGGCGGACGATGGAGACTTTGATGGAGCGGGGCGCGGTGGTGAGGGACCTGGAGAACCTGGGAGAGAGACTGCTGCCCTACACGATGACAAAACACAACCAGAATCACAAACAAGGCTCTTACTTTCTCATCGATTTCTACTCGGCCCCGAACATTCTCACGGGCTTACTGAATCACCTGCACCGAGATGTGGACGTGGTGAGGCCTACTGTGCTGAAGAAGGACGCCCCGTTGTCCAGCAGTAACTGCTGTGGCCCCCGGGAGTGA
- the nolc1 gene encoding nucleolar and coiled-body phosphoprotein 1 isoform X2 — translation MAAQNSTPSDLYKCVYTFLLENKFTKAAQQFMKQTKVTPQDPNEESLQSIYNFWVKSPEAKKRKVPPSKAEATNGPSAKKAKTSAESSSSEESSSEDEEDAAKPTKAALAAAKVVPAKATAAAAKAASSSSEDSSDSEEEKAPAKAPAKPPAAPAARKKDSSSSSEESDSEDEAPAKALAQKPKAAATAAPKAAVPAKGAAQKKESSSEDSSSDSEEEEPAKAPVKPAQVKPAAAPAAKSSSEDSSSEEEAPPSKKSKPGAYSAVPPPASVQKSPAAPAASKAKKTESSDSSDDSSDEEEEKKAAAKPAPVKTTAAKPAAPKPAAKKQESSSDSSDSSSDEEEAKKPAAKVTPAKAAPLKPAPAKATPAKEEDSDSSSSEDEEEVKKPAVKVTPAKAPPAKATTAKEDSSEEDSSSDEEEAAKKPAAKPAAKPAPAKTTPAKKDESSSSDSDSSSEDEAPAKPATKTAATPTPSKPPAKKAESSSDSEDSSEEEEPVKAKPAAKPATPASKPATPTAKPAAAAESSSDSDSSSEEEEPAKAKPTAAKPASKAATPVAKPAAAAESSSDSSSEEEEPAKAKPTAAKPASKPATPVAKPAAAAESSSDSDSSSDEDEPVKANPAATPKPATPAAKPAAAKPAAKPAAAAESSSDSSEDEEEAAKPKPTAAKPATPASKPATPAGKPAAAAESSSDDSSDSEDEAAKPAVKKQAPAAAAKKPALAVTKAAAESSDDSSSEEEEEPKKAAPAPKPAATKAAAAPTKKAEESSSDSSDSSDSETETKSTPAKPAVTNGKAATPKASTPAAKAPAKPAESSSSDSSSEEEEEASKSTVKPATPAASAKTTPAAKAKESSSSSDSSSDEEDAPTKAATAPTTPLTNGNGKRKRDEESSESEDEETEEKTPKNKKVTTTPQTFPKANKKSSNVPFRRIREEEVAVDPRLADNSFDAKYGATGDWGEKANDALRFTKGKSFRHEKTKKKRGSYRGGAISTSVNSIKFDSD, via the exons ATGGCGGCTCAAAACTCGACACCGAGTGATCTTTATAAATGCGTGTATACGTTTCTGCTGGAGAACAAGTTCACCAAGGCGGCTCAGCAGTTCATGAAGCAGACTAAAGTG ACTCCACAAGATCCAAATGAAGAAAGCCTTCAAAGCATCTACAACTTCTGGGTGAA GTCTCCTGAAGCTAAGAAACGAAAAGTACCGCCCAGTAAGGCTGAAGCAACAAATGGTCCATCGGCCAAGAAAGCAAAGACCAGTGCTGAGAGCTCCAGCAGCGAAGAGTCGAGCAGTGAGGATGAGGAAGATGCTGCAAAACCAACTAAGGCAGCCCTTGCAG cagcCAAGGTAGTGCCTGCTAAAGCAACAGCAGCTGCTGCTAAAGCTGCATCTAGCAGCAGTGAGGACTCCAGTGactcagaggaagagaaggcCCCTGCAAAG GCTCCTGCAAAGCCCcccgctgctcctgctgcaagAAAGAAGGACAGCAGCTCAAGCAGTGAAGAATCTGACTCTGAGGATGAGGCACCCGCCAAAGCCCTTGCACAAA AACCCAAGGCAGCTGCAACTGCAGCACCCAAAGCTGCCGTTCCTGCTAAGGGGGCAGCTCAGAAGAAGGAGAGCAGCAGTGAAGATAGTTCCTCAGATTCTGAAGAGGAAGAACCAGCCAAG GCTCCAGTCAAACCCGCCCAAGTAAAGcctgcagctgctcctgctgctaaATCTAGCAGTGAAGACTCTTCATCAGAAGAGGAGGCTCCGCCCAGCAAAAAATCCAAACCAG GAGCATACAGTGCTGTCCCACCTCCTGCTTCAGTCCAGAAATCTCCAGCTGCACCAGCAGCCAGTAAGGCCAAGAAAACCGAGTCCTCAgacagcagtgatgacagcagtgacgaggaggaagagaagaaagcaGCTG CAAAACCTGCCCCAGTAAAGACCACTGCTGCCAAACCTGCTGCACCCAAACCCGCTGCAAAGAAGCAGGAATCCAGCTCTGATAGCTCAG ATTCAAGCTCAGACGAAGAGGAGGCAAAGAAGCCTGCCGCTAAAGTCACCCCAGCTAAAGCAGCTCCACTTAAACCCGCCCCAGCCAAGGCTACACCTGCTAAAGAGGAAGACTCAGACTCATCAAGttcagaggatgaagaggaggtgaAAAAACCTGCAGTGAAGGTGACTCCTGCTAAGGCCCCCCCAGCTAAAGCCACAACTGCTAAAGAAGACTCCTCAGAAGAGGATTCCAGTTCAGATGAGGAGGAGGCTGCAAAGAAGCCTGCAGCCAAACCTGCAGCCAAACCTGCACCTGCAAAGACTACCCCAGCTAAAAAAGACGAGTCCTCTAGCTCAG ATTCAGATAGCAGTTCAGAAGACGAGGCTCCAGCAAAACCTGCCACCAAAACTGCAGCCACACCGACACCGTCTAAACCCCCAGCCAAGAAAGCAGAGAGCAGCTCTGACTCGGAGGACtcctctgaggaggaagagccAGTGAAAGCCAAGCCAGCAGCTAAACCGGCTACCCCTGCTTCCAAGCCTGCCACCCCAACTGCAaagcctgctgctgcagcagagagcagctcaGACTCTGACTCTTCCTCTGAAGAGGAAGAACCAGCTAAGGCTAAACCAACAGCAGCTAAGCCAGCTTCAAAGGCTGCTACCCCTGTAGCAaagcctgctgctgcagcagagagcagctcaGACTCCTCTTCTGAAGAGGAAGAACCAGCTAAGGCTAAACCAACAGCAGCTAAGCCAGCTTCAAAGCCTGCCACTCCTGTAGCAaagcctgctgctgcagcagagagcagtTCTGACTCTGACTCCTCCTCAGATGAGGATGAACCAGTGAAAGCCAATCCAGCAGCTACACCTAAACCAGCTACCCCAGCTGCAAAGCCTGCTGCTGCAAAGCCTGCTGCAaagcctgctgctgcagcggagAGCAGTTCTGACTCCTctgaagatgaggaagaagcaGCTAAGCCTAAACCAACAGCTGCTAAACCAGCTACGCCTGCCTCAAAGCCTGCCACTCCCGCTGGAaagcctgctgctgcagctgagagCAGCTCTGACGACAGTTCAGACTCTGAGGATGAGGCAGCAAAACCTGCTGTCAAGAAACAAGCTCCAGCAGCAGCGGCTAAGAAACCTGCTCTTGCTGTCACCAAGGCCGCAGCAGAATCAAGTGATGACAGCTCCagcgaagaagaggaggaaccCAAGAAGGCAGCGCCCGCACCCAAGCCAGCAGCCACAAaggcagctgcagctccaacaAAGAAGGCTGAGGAAAGCAGCTCAGACTCCTCCGACAGCTCCGATTCAGAGACTGAGACCAAGTCCACCCCTGCTAAGCCTGCAGTCACCAACGGCAAGGCAGCAACACCTAAGGCTTCCACCCCAGCAGCCAAGGCCCCTGCAAAGCCAGCAGAGTCCTCATCCAgtgacagcagctctgaggaggaagaggaggccagtaAAAGTACAGTAAAACCTGCGACACCTGCTGCATCAGCCAAGACGACCCCAGCAGCTAAAGCTAAAGagagcagcagctcctcagacAGTTCATCAGATGAGGAAGATGCACCAACCAAAGCAGCCACAGCACCCACTACACCCTTAACAAATG GTaatggaaagagaaaaagagatgagGAATCCTCAGAAAGTGAAGATgaggagacagaagaaaaaacaccaaaaaataAGAAAGTAACAACCACACCACAGACATTTCCTAAAGCCAACAAGAAG TCTTCCAACGTCCCGTTCCGTAGAATAAGAGAGGAAGAAGTAGCTGTGGATCCGCGTCTTGCTGATAACTCTTTTGATGCCAAG TATGGAGCCACGGGGGACTGGGGCGAGAAAGCTAACGATGCGCTCAGGTTCACAAAAGGCAAGTCATTCCGCCATgaaaagacgaagaagaagaggggaagCTACCGCGGTGGAGCCATTTCCACCTCGGTTAACTCCATTAAGTTTGACAGTGATTGA
- the psap gene encoding prosaposin isoform X2 — MLLLSLLFITSAVATPLLGTEQCARGPPYWCQNVKTASRCGAVSHCQQNVWNKPQMKAVPCDLCKEVLMVVDQVLKDNATETEVLGYLEKACQLVPDKGLSAECKEMVDSYFPILIGIIKGELENPGVVCAAIGLCQSQQAALAKAHEQLQSNEIPKVDLTQPMAPFIINVPQLLFPQESPKQEAPKEETPQQDDNNAVCDDCVKFLTDAQAEAKSNTSFIDGLIENLENQCDLLGPGIADMCKQYISQYGTAVVQQLMSMQPKQICILAGFCTAMKNSIPMMKLQPAKTVPAAKSVPALKLFPAAKVESATDKSAKPMVRVRESPTCAICEFVMKQLESMLEDQKTEEEVIQAVEKVCTYLPKSLSTECKDLIETYGQAIIELLVQQADPKTVCTVLALCNEARRTYVVALDQARFKVGGYCQVCKMAITYVDELLEKNATEAQIEEAVRKACSFLPDSLQTECDQLVEQYEPVLVQLLLQMLDPDFVCMKVGACPEAERRLLGTEQCSWGPAFWCKNMETATRCNAVDHCQRHVWV, encoded by the exons ATGCTGCTCCTATCTCTACTGTTCATAACATCAG ctgtagcGACCCCCCTGCTCGGCACCGAGCAGTGTGCTCGTGGTCCCCCCTACTGGTGTCAGAATGTAAAGACGGCGTCTCGGTGTGGCGCTGTGAGTCACTGCCAGCAGAACGTGTGGAACAAACCCCAGATG AAAGCGGTGCCATGTGACTTGTGTAAAGAGGTGTTGATGGTGGTGGACCAGGTACTGAAGGACAATGCCACTGAG aCTGAGGTTCTCGGGTACTTGGAGAAGGCCTGCCAGCTCGTCCCTGATAAAGGTTTGAGTGCAGAGTGCAAAGAGATGGTGGACAGCTACTTCCCCATCCTCATTGGCATCATTAAAGGAGAATTG gaGAATCCTGGTGTGGTGTGTGCAGCCATCGGATTGTGTCAGTCTCAGCAGGCAGCCCTGGCTAAGGCTCATGAGCAGCTCCAGTCCAATGAAATCCCCAAGGTCGACCTGACCCAGCCTATGGCTCCGTTCATCATCAATGTGCCCCAGCTCCTCTTTCCTCAGGAGAGCCCTAAACAGGAGGCCCCCAAAGAGGAGACTCCACAGCAG GATGATAATAATGCTGTGTGCGATGACTGCGTCAAGTTTCTGACCGACGCTCAAGCGGAAGCAAAGAGCAACACCTCATTTATCGACGGTCTCATTGAGAATCTTGAGAACCAGTGTGACCTGCTGGGGCCAGGCATCGCTGACATG TGCAAACAGTATATCAGCCAGTATGGTACCgctgttgttcagcagctcaTGTCCATG CAACCCAAGCAGATCTGTATCCTTGCTGGCTTCTGTACCGCTATGAAGAATTCCATCCCCATGATGAAGCTGCAGCCTGCCAAGACCGTGCCTGCTGCCAAGTCTGTACCTGCTCTCAAGCTTTTCCCTGCCGCCAAGGTGGAGTCTGCAACAGACAAGTCTGCTAAG CCCATGGTGCGCGTCCGCGAGTCCCCAACGTGCGCCATCTGTGAGTTTGTGATGAAGCAGTTGGAGTCTATGTTGGAGGATCAGAAAACGGAG gaGGAAGTGATTCAGGCTGTGGAGAAGGTGTGCACATATCTGCCCAAATCTTTGTCCACGGAGTGTAAGGACCTGATTGAGACCTACGGCCAGGCAATCATTGAGCTGCTGGTGCAGCAGGCTGACCCCAAGACTGTCTGCACAGTGTTGGCACTGTGCAATGAGGCCAGACGTACATATGTCG TGGCACTCGACCAAGCCCGCTTTAAGGTCGGTGGTTACTGCCAGGTGTGCAAAATGGCCATTACCTACGTCGACGAGCTTCTGGAGAAGAACGCCACAGAGGCCCAGATCGAGGAGGCTGTGAGGAAAGCGTGCAGCTTCTTGCCCGACTCTCTCCAGACCGAG TGTGACCAGCTGGTTGAACAGTACGAGCCAGTGCTtgtccagctgctgctccagaTGCTCGACCCAGACTTCGTGTGCATG AAAGTGGGAGCCTGCCCCGAGGCTGAACGCAGGCTGCTGGGAACAGAGCAGTGCAGCTGGGGACCTGCATTCTGGTGCAAGAACATGGAGACAGCAACTCGGTGCAAT GCTGTGGATCACTGTCAACGCCATGTGTGGGTATAG
- the psap gene encoding prosaposin isoform X1, whose product MLLLSLLFITSAVATPLLGTEQCARGPPYWCQNVKTASRCGAVSHCQQNVWNKPQMKAVPCDLCKEVLMVVDQVLKDNATETEVLGYLEKACQLVPDKGLSAECKEMVDSYFPILIGIIKGELENPGVVCAAIGLCQSQQAALAKAHEQLQSNEIPKVDLTQPMAPFIINVPQLLFPQESPKQEAPKEETPQQDDNNAVCDDCVKFLTDAQAEAKSNTSFIDGLIENLENQCDLLGPGIADMCKQYISQYGTAVVQQLMSMEQQPKQICILAGFCTAMKNSIPMMKLQPAKTVPAAKSVPALKLFPAAKVESATDKSAKPMVRVRESPTCAICEFVMKQLESMLEDQKTEEEVIQAVEKVCTYLPKSLSTECKDLIETYGQAIIELLVQQADPKTVCTVLALCNEARRTYVVALDQARFKVGGYCQVCKMAITYVDELLEKNATEAQIEEAVRKACSFLPDSLQTECDQLVEQYEPVLVQLLLQMLDPDFVCMKVGACPEAERRLLGTEQCSWGPAFWCKNMETATRCNAVDHCQRHVWV is encoded by the exons ATGCTGCTCCTATCTCTACTGTTCATAACATCAG ctgtagcGACCCCCCTGCTCGGCACCGAGCAGTGTGCTCGTGGTCCCCCCTACTGGTGTCAGAATGTAAAGACGGCGTCTCGGTGTGGCGCTGTGAGTCACTGCCAGCAGAACGTGTGGAACAAACCCCAGATG AAAGCGGTGCCATGTGACTTGTGTAAAGAGGTGTTGATGGTGGTGGACCAGGTACTGAAGGACAATGCCACTGAG aCTGAGGTTCTCGGGTACTTGGAGAAGGCCTGCCAGCTCGTCCCTGATAAAGGTTTGAGTGCAGAGTGCAAAGAGATGGTGGACAGCTACTTCCCCATCCTCATTGGCATCATTAAAGGAGAATTG gaGAATCCTGGTGTGGTGTGTGCAGCCATCGGATTGTGTCAGTCTCAGCAGGCAGCCCTGGCTAAGGCTCATGAGCAGCTCCAGTCCAATGAAATCCCCAAGGTCGACCTGACCCAGCCTATGGCTCCGTTCATCATCAATGTGCCCCAGCTCCTCTTTCCTCAGGAGAGCCCTAAACAGGAGGCCCCCAAAGAGGAGACTCCACAGCAG GATGATAATAATGCTGTGTGCGATGACTGCGTCAAGTTTCTGACCGACGCTCAAGCGGAAGCAAAGAGCAACACCTCATTTATCGACGGTCTCATTGAGAATCTTGAGAACCAGTGTGACCTGCTGGGGCCAGGCATCGCTGACATG TGCAAACAGTATATCAGCCAGTATGGTACCgctgttgttcagcagctcaTGTCCATG GAACAG CAACCCAAGCAGATCTGTATCCTTGCTGGCTTCTGTACCGCTATGAAGAATTCCATCCCCATGATGAAGCTGCAGCCTGCCAAGACCGTGCCTGCTGCCAAGTCTGTACCTGCTCTCAAGCTTTTCCCTGCCGCCAAGGTGGAGTCTGCAACAGACAAGTCTGCTAAG CCCATGGTGCGCGTCCGCGAGTCCCCAACGTGCGCCATCTGTGAGTTTGTGATGAAGCAGTTGGAGTCTATGTTGGAGGATCAGAAAACGGAG gaGGAAGTGATTCAGGCTGTGGAGAAGGTGTGCACATATCTGCCCAAATCTTTGTCCACGGAGTGTAAGGACCTGATTGAGACCTACGGCCAGGCAATCATTGAGCTGCTGGTGCAGCAGGCTGACCCCAAGACTGTCTGCACAGTGTTGGCACTGTGCAATGAGGCCAGACGTACATATGTCG TGGCACTCGACCAAGCCCGCTTTAAGGTCGGTGGTTACTGCCAGGTGTGCAAAATGGCCATTACCTACGTCGACGAGCTTCTGGAGAAGAACGCCACAGAGGCCCAGATCGAGGAGGCTGTGAGGAAAGCGTGCAGCTTCTTGCCCGACTCTCTCCAGACCGAG TGTGACCAGCTGGTTGAACAGTACGAGCCAGTGCTtgtccagctgctgctccagaTGCTCGACCCAGACTTCGTGTGCATG AAAGTGGGAGCCTGCCCCGAGGCTGAACGCAGGCTGCTGGGAACAGAGCAGTGCAGCTGGGGACCTGCATTCTGGTGCAAGAACATGGAGACAGCAACTCGGTGCAAT GCTGTGGATCACTGTCAACGCCATGTGTGGGTATAG
- the nolc1 gene encoding nucleolar and coiled-body phosphoprotein 1 isoform X1, whose translation MAAQNSTPSDLYKCVYTFLLENKFTKAAQQFMKQTKVTPQDPNEESLQSIYNFWVKSPEAKKRKVPPSKAEATNGPSAKKAKTSAESSSSEESSSEDEEDAAKPTKAALAAAKVVPAKATAAAAKAASSSSEDSSDSEEEKAPAKAPAKPPAAPAARKKDSSSSSEESDSEDEAPAKALAQKPKAAATAAPKAAVPAKGAAQKKESSSEDSSSDSEEEEPAKAPVKPAPVKPAQVKPAAAPAAKSSSEDSSSEEEAPPSKKSKPGAYSAVPPPASVQKSPAAPAASKAKKTESSDSSDDSSDEEEEKKAAAKPAPVKTTAAKPAAPKPAAKKQESSSDSSDSSSDEEEAKKPAAKVTPAKAAPLKPAPAKATPAKEEDSDSSSSEDEEEVKKPAVKVTPAKAPPAKATTAKEDSSEEDSSSDEEEAAKKPAAKPAAKPAPAKTTPAKKDESSSSDSDSSSEDEAPAKPATKTAATPTPSKPPAKKAESSSDSEDSSEEEEPVKAKPAAKPATPASKPATPTAKPAAAAESSSDSDSSSEEEEPAKAKPTAAKPASKAATPVAKPAAAAESSSDSSSEEEEPAKAKPTAAKPASKPATPVAKPAAAAESSSDSDSSSDEDEPVKANPAATPKPATPAAKPAAAKPAAKPAAAAESSSDSSEDEEEAAKPKPTAAKPATPASKPATPAGKPAAAAESSSDDSSDSEDEAAKPAVKKQAPAAAAKKPALAVTKAAAESSDDSSSEEEEEPKKAAPAPKPAATKAAAAPTKKAEESSSDSSDSSDSETETKSTPAKPAVTNGKAATPKASTPAAKAPAKPAESSSSDSSSEEEEEASKSTVKPATPAASAKTTPAAKAKESSSSSDSSSDEEDAPTKAATAPTTPLTNGNGKRKRDEESSESEDEETEEKTPKNKKVTTTPQTFPKANKKSSNVPFRRIREEEVAVDPRLADNSFDAKYGATGDWGEKANDALRFTKGKSFRHEKTKKKRGSYRGGAISTSVNSIKFDSD comes from the exons ATGGCGGCTCAAAACTCGACACCGAGTGATCTTTATAAATGCGTGTATACGTTTCTGCTGGAGAACAAGTTCACCAAGGCGGCTCAGCAGTTCATGAAGCAGACTAAAGTG ACTCCACAAGATCCAAATGAAGAAAGCCTTCAAAGCATCTACAACTTCTGGGTGAA GTCTCCTGAAGCTAAGAAACGAAAAGTACCGCCCAGTAAGGCTGAAGCAACAAATGGTCCATCGGCCAAGAAAGCAAAGACCAGTGCTGAGAGCTCCAGCAGCGAAGAGTCGAGCAGTGAGGATGAGGAAGATGCTGCAAAACCAACTAAGGCAGCCCTTGCAG cagcCAAGGTAGTGCCTGCTAAAGCAACAGCAGCTGCTGCTAAAGCTGCATCTAGCAGCAGTGAGGACTCCAGTGactcagaggaagagaaggcCCCTGCAAAG GCTCCTGCAAAGCCCcccgctgctcctgctgcaagAAAGAAGGACAGCAGCTCAAGCAGTGAAGAATCTGACTCTGAGGATGAGGCACCCGCCAAAGCCCTTGCACAAA AACCCAAGGCAGCTGCAACTGCAGCACCCAAAGCTGCCGTTCCTGCTAAGGGGGCAGCTCAGAAGAAGGAGAGCAGCAGTGAAGATAGTTCCTCAGATTCTGAAGAGGAAGAACCAGCCAAG GCTCCAGTCAAACCCGCTCCAGTCAAACCCGCCCAAGTAAAGcctgcagctgctcctgctgctaaATCTAGCAGTGAAGACTCTTCATCAGAAGAGGAGGCTCCGCCCAGCAAAAAATCCAAACCAG GAGCATACAGTGCTGTCCCACCTCCTGCTTCAGTCCAGAAATCTCCAGCTGCACCAGCAGCCAGTAAGGCCAAGAAAACCGAGTCCTCAgacagcagtgatgacagcagtgacgaggaggaagagaagaaagcaGCTG CAAAACCTGCCCCAGTAAAGACCACTGCTGCCAAACCTGCTGCACCCAAACCCGCTGCAAAGAAGCAGGAATCCAGCTCTGATAGCTCAG ATTCAAGCTCAGACGAAGAGGAGGCAAAGAAGCCTGCCGCTAAAGTCACCCCAGCTAAAGCAGCTCCACTTAAACCCGCCCCAGCCAAGGCTACACCTGCTAAAGAGGAAGACTCAGACTCATCAAGttcagaggatgaagaggaggtgaAAAAACCTGCAGTGAAGGTGACTCCTGCTAAGGCCCCCCCAGCTAAAGCCACAACTGCTAAAGAAGACTCCTCAGAAGAGGATTCCAGTTCAGATGAGGAGGAGGCTGCAAAGAAGCCTGCAGCCAAACCTGCAGCCAAACCTGCACCTGCAAAGACTACCCCAGCTAAAAAAGACGAGTCCTCTAGCTCAG ATTCAGATAGCAGTTCAGAAGACGAGGCTCCAGCAAAACCTGCCACCAAAACTGCAGCCACACCGACACCGTCTAAACCCCCAGCCAAGAAAGCAGAGAGCAGCTCTGACTCGGAGGACtcctctgaggaggaagagccAGTGAAAGCCAAGCCAGCAGCTAAACCGGCTACCCCTGCTTCCAAGCCTGCCACCCCAACTGCAaagcctgctgctgcagcagagagcagctcaGACTCTGACTCTTCCTCTGAAGAGGAAGAACCAGCTAAGGCTAAACCAACAGCAGCTAAGCCAGCTTCAAAGGCTGCTACCCCTGTAGCAaagcctgctgctgcagcagagagcagctcaGACTCCTCTTCTGAAGAGGAAGAACCAGCTAAGGCTAAACCAACAGCAGCTAAGCCAGCTTCAAAGCCTGCCACTCCTGTAGCAaagcctgctgctgcagcagagagcagtTCTGACTCTGACTCCTCCTCAGATGAGGATGAACCAGTGAAAGCCAATCCAGCAGCTACACCTAAACCAGCTACCCCAGCTGCAAAGCCTGCTGCTGCAAAGCCTGCTGCAaagcctgctgctgcagcggagAGCAGTTCTGACTCCTctgaagatgaggaagaagcaGCTAAGCCTAAACCAACAGCTGCTAAACCAGCTACGCCTGCCTCAAAGCCTGCCACTCCCGCTGGAaagcctgctgctgcagctgagagCAGCTCTGACGACAGTTCAGACTCTGAGGATGAGGCAGCAAAACCTGCTGTCAAGAAACAAGCTCCAGCAGCAGCGGCTAAGAAACCTGCTCTTGCTGTCACCAAGGCCGCAGCAGAATCAAGTGATGACAGCTCCagcgaagaagaggaggaaccCAAGAAGGCAGCGCCCGCACCCAAGCCAGCAGCCACAAaggcagctgcagctccaacaAAGAAGGCTGAGGAAAGCAGCTCAGACTCCTCCGACAGCTCCGATTCAGAGACTGAGACCAAGTCCACCCCTGCTAAGCCTGCAGTCACCAACGGCAAGGCAGCAACACCTAAGGCTTCCACCCCAGCAGCCAAGGCCCCTGCAAAGCCAGCAGAGTCCTCATCCAgtgacagcagctctgaggaggaagaggaggccagtaAAAGTACAGTAAAACCTGCGACACCTGCTGCATCAGCCAAGACGACCCCAGCAGCTAAAGCTAAAGagagcagcagctcctcagacAGTTCATCAGATGAGGAAGATGCACCAACCAAAGCAGCCACAGCACCCACTACACCCTTAACAAATG GTaatggaaagagaaaaagagatgagGAATCCTCAGAAAGTGAAGATgaggagacagaagaaaaaacaccaaaaaataAGAAAGTAACAACCACACCACAGACATTTCCTAAAGCCAACAAGAAG TCTTCCAACGTCCCGTTCCGTAGAATAAGAGAGGAAGAAGTAGCTGTGGATCCGCGTCTTGCTGATAACTCTTTTGATGCCAAG TATGGAGCCACGGGGGACTGGGGCGAGAAAGCTAACGATGCGCTCAGGTTCACAAAAGGCAAGTCATTCCGCCATgaaaagacgaagaagaagaggggaagCTACCGCGGTGGAGCCATTTCCACCTCGGTTAACTCCATTAAGTTTGACAGTGATTGA